In Brevibacillus brevis, a genomic segment contains:
- a CDS encoding type II secretion system F family protein, translating to MTIAILISIAVLFGFWGLYEYMGYRMKKTEWKKRAEEWYEVKTKRKSFIVVWGDKFDQLPMAKEVRQRLRKANIPLTPSELYAGMAVGAALIAFFLNNVVAIPSPYNIIAGVSLMYIIQKFVFFTRRNKYLDRLNDQLSEVCRLLANSLRAGLTLTQGIAIVAKELNAPAGEEFKRMSRELQLGVSFDRALQEMEKRIPTRDFRIFSATLLIQRRAGGNLSEVLQEMAETMEERRIVSQEIKTMTAEQRYVSYLVPIMPVILVLMMNMINRGFIDPLFTPAGLIILGLFIAGTLLSYILVKKVTNIKV from the coding sequence TTGGGGCTTGTACGAGTACATGGGCTACCGGATGAAGAAAACCGAATGGAAAAAGCGGGCGGAAGAGTGGTACGAGGTCAAAACCAAGCGAAAAAGCTTCATCGTCGTGTGGGGCGACAAATTTGACCAGCTGCCCATGGCCAAAGAAGTGCGTCAAAGGCTGAGAAAGGCGAACATTCCCCTGACCCCGTCCGAACTGTACGCGGGAATGGCGGTGGGGGCCGCTCTGATCGCCTTTTTCCTGAACAATGTCGTCGCCATCCCGTCGCCGTACAATATCATCGCTGGTGTGTCCCTGATGTACATCATCCAGAAATTCGTGTTTTTTACGAGGCGCAACAAATATTTGGACAGATTAAACGATCAGCTCTCAGAGGTGTGCCGACTGCTGGCGAACTCGCTGCGCGCCGGCCTGACTTTGACGCAAGGCATCGCCATCGTAGCCAAGGAGCTGAATGCGCCAGCGGGAGAAGAGTTCAAGCGCATGTCCCGCGAGCTGCAGCTTGGCGTCAGCTTTGACCGTGCCCTGCAGGAGATGGAAAAGCGGATTCCCACACGCGACTTCCGGATTTTTTCGGCTACTCTCCTCATTCAGCGCCGGGCGGGGGGAAACCTCAGCGAGGTGCTGCAGGAGATGGCGGAGACGATGGAGGAGCGCCGCATCGTCTCCCAGGAAATCAAAACGATGACAGCCGAGCAGCGGTACGTTTCGTATCTGGTGCCGATCATGCCGGTGATCCTGGTGCTGATGATGAACATGATCAACCGGGGGTTTATCGACCCGCTCTTTACGCCGGCCGGCCTGATCATTCTCGGGTTGTTTATTGCAGGCACGCTATTGTCCTATATCCTCGTGAAAAAAGTGACCAACATAAAGGTGTGA
- a CDS encoding type II secretion system F family protein, whose product MDALILTCLFLFLLFFSIFLKEWYLYSSEKRKLIDHMYDVTGYRSYDVRKPETASERVLKRLLRYGDDYSALGQRLNFFSESHEVEDWLLKAGRPLDLTVARFQGVKIVLSLLGVIAGSVFFVLSLPFSQFGIILWPLVGYFLPILWLKRKARERQQQIRYDLPEFLDTVSVTLQAGVSLDHALREVIRFFSGPIREEFSRFNQEIDLGVPREKAYEHLLRRNDNPEFQMLIKSLIQGMRLGVPISVTFKVQAENMRRMRKELVKEKAAKASPKVTLITTLVVAPTAMLMIGGLMVLNILKDTEKFTGILK is encoded by the coding sequence ATGGATGCCCTGATTCTCACATGTCTGTTTCTGTTCTTGTTGTTCTTTTCCATTTTCTTAAAAGAGTGGTATTTGTACTCCAGCGAAAAGCGCAAGCTGATCGATCATATGTACGATGTGACCGGCTACAGGTCCTACGATGTGCGGAAGCCGGAAACAGCCTCGGAGCGGGTGCTGAAACGGCTACTGCGCTACGGAGACGATTATTCAGCTTTAGGTCAGCGTCTCAACTTTTTCAGCGAATCGCACGAGGTCGAAGACTGGCTGTTGAAGGCGGGGCGCCCGCTTGATTTGACTGTCGCCCGGTTTCAGGGAGTCAAGATCGTCCTGTCCCTGCTGGGGGTTATCGCGGGTTCCGTATTTTTTGTTCTGAGCCTGCCCTTTTCGCAATTCGGCATCATTCTCTGGCCGCTCGTCGGGTACTTTCTCCCGATCCTCTGGCTGAAAAGGAAGGCGCGAGAGAGACAGCAGCAAATCCGCTATGACTTGCCGGAATTTCTCGACACCGTCAGTGTCACGCTGCAGGCAGGGGTCAGTCTCGACCATGCGCTGCGCGAGGTGATCCGTTTCTTTAGTGGACCGATCCGGGAAGAATTTTCTCGCTTCAATCAGGAGATCGATCTCGGGGTGCCTCGTGAAAAAGCATACGAGCACTTGCTGCGGCGCAATGACAACCCGGAGTTTCAGATGCTGATCAAATCCCTGATTCAGGGCATGCGGCTGGGGGTCCCCATTTCCGTCACCTTTAAAGTGCAGGCGGAAAACATGCGGCGGATGCGCAAGGAGCTGGTCAAGGAAAAAGCGGCCAAGGCATCGCCAAAAGTGACCCTGATCACGACGCTGGTAGTCGCACCTACAGCCATGCTGATGATTGGCGGGCTTATGGTGTTAAACATTTTAAAAGACACAGAAAAGTTTACAGGCATTTTAAAGTAG
- a CDS encoding VWA domain-containing protein, whose protein sequence is MKLMKMLALALVLMTLLHACSSESPTDPQETTAPPQTAEPPVQSPAVNEPGKQQPSHEERMAALKASLPEGVTKVPETAEEIAKFPAGRFAGANNSKQGEPMKEFLEQLPPAHEADEETANLYFLALLSAFAENYPDPAQIEYDIKMAAFGSPEMDDPRYQFKEQYNVEIILDASGSMGASMGGQSKMEAAKEAILSFAKSLPQDAKVALRVYGHKGSGKDADKALSCSSTELVYGMQAYNEQTMQKSLKAFQPTGWTPIAFSLQEAQKDLQSFSGEKSTNMIYLVSDGVETCGGDPVAAAKQLATSSITPIVNVIGFDVDSDGQKQLRAVAEAAGGRYVTIKDQKALQEEFGKAREAARQWYSWKRNESHEAYSQKVDYLINNTSFKLEWKFLADDEADNLKWAIRQMERDDRFSKELVAELEKKQKERERLVNDSAEKLEDFLDSLTKKSYKETIEAIQKEYNANVNKP, encoded by the coding sequence ATGAAGCTGATGAAGATGCTGGCGCTAGCCCTCGTGCTGATGACTTTGTTGCACGCATGCTCCAGCGAGAGTCCGACAGATCCGCAGGAGACCACAGCTCCGCCTCAAACAGCAGAGCCTCCCGTGCAAAGTCCGGCGGTGAATGAACCCGGCAAGCAGCAGCCCTCCCATGAAGAGCGTATGGCGGCGCTCAAAGCCTCGCTGCCGGAGGGAGTCACCAAAGTTCCCGAAACGGCGGAGGAAATAGCAAAATTTCCGGCCGGACGTTTCGCAGGTGCGAACAACAGCAAGCAGGGAGAGCCGATGAAGGAGTTTCTGGAACAACTCCCGCCTGCGCACGAAGCGGATGAAGAGACGGCCAATCTGTACTTTCTCGCTCTCCTGAGTGCGTTTGCCGAAAACTATCCGGACCCTGCGCAAATCGAGTATGACATCAAAATGGCCGCGTTTGGAAGTCCTGAGATGGATGACCCGCGTTACCAATTTAAAGAACAGTACAATGTCGAGATCATATTGGATGCGAGTGGAAGCATGGGTGCGAGCATGGGAGGCCAATCGAAAATGGAGGCAGCGAAGGAAGCCATTCTGTCGTTCGCCAAATCCTTGCCCCAGGATGCGAAGGTAGCCCTCCGCGTATACGGACACAAGGGAAGCGGAAAAGACGCGGACAAAGCCCTCTCCTGCTCCAGCACGGAATTGGTGTACGGGATGCAGGCGTACAACGAACAAACCATGCAGAAAAGCCTCAAAGCATTCCAGCCGACGGGGTGGACTCCGATCGCTTTTTCGTTGCAGGAAGCGCAAAAGGATTTGCAGAGCTTCTCAGGCGAGAAAAGCACCAACATGATCTATCTGGTGAGCGACGGCGTGGAAACATGCGGTGGCGATCCAGTGGCAGCTGCGAAACAGCTGGCTACTTCCAGCATTACACCGATCGTCAATGTCATTGGGTTCGACGTGGACAGCGATGGGCAGAAGCAGCTGCGGGCAGTGGCGGAAGCGGCTGGCGGTCGCTATGTGACGATCAAGGACCAGAAGGCGCTGCAAGAAGAGTTTGGCAAGGCCAGGGAGGCGGCGCGCCAGTGGTACAGCTGGAAAAGAAACGAGTCCCATGAGGCCTACTCGCAAAAAGTTGACTATTTGATCAACAATACGAGCTTCAAGCTGGAGTGGAAGTTCCTGGCGGACGATGAGGCGGACAATCTCAAATGGGCGATTCGTCAGATGGAACGGGACGACCGGTTCTCCAAGGAGCTCGTAGCCGAACTGGAAAAGAAGCAGAAAGAGCGGGAACGACTTGTCAACGATTCAGCGGAGAAACTGGAAGATTTCCTGGATTCTTTGACCAAGAAGTCGTACAAGGAAACGATCGAAGCGATTCAAAAGGAATACAACGCAAACGTAAATAAACCGTAG
- a CDS encoding pilus assembly protein — MRIKQALSNEKGAITIEFLGILPLVFIIMLICWQFLIGVYGVIAGQSAANEAAKVYAITQSESSALAAAEKVLNGAGGGIRYSSGESYVETTGDGYFKVKVGVDLDIIFLPDILTHNMDESDKVISFQREITSRVVR; from the coding sequence ATGCGAATCAAGCAAGCACTGTCCAACGAAAAGGGCGCCATTACGATCGAATTTCTCGGAATCCTGCCGCTGGTCTTCATCATCATGCTGATCTGCTGGCAATTTTTGATTGGCGTATACGGGGTCATTGCCGGCCAATCAGCGGCCAATGAGGCTGCCAAGGTGTATGCGATCACGCAAAGCGAGAGCTCGGCTCTGGCTGCTGCGGAAAAAGTGCTGAACGGTGCTGGAGGCGGCATCCGCTACAGCAGCGGCGAATCGTACGTAGAGACGACAGGGGACGGCTACTTCAAGGTAAAGGTCGGCGTCGATCTGGACATCATCTTTTTGCCGGATATTTTGACCCACAATATGGATGAGAGCGACAAGGTCATTTCTTTTCAACGCGAGATCACGAGCCGGGTGGTTCGCTGA
- a CDS encoding Tad domain-containing protein: MKNIAGYIRNERGNVTILSISFFFVIMLILFMALFNLSTVFAFKEQASNGAQQAALAAIKPVYDEMEIAIRRYDTAPGRYYDERYIWPALELAESSIRASHWDWAQSEVRYAAIDQVLGNWLPANPELLGYVIDGLTSAQAEIPGVVAKILNDNHATVSGSIVVIFNAEQRVEVQTSARFRSTTFDFPFMPDPQHEEEVYQTAQSRQIGFLDAVGGWGSISLTL; encoded by the coding sequence ATGAAGAACATCGCAGGGTACATTCGAAACGAACGCGGAAATGTCACGATTCTGTCCATCAGCTTCTTTTTCGTCATCATGCTGATCCTGTTCATGGCGCTGTTTAACCTGTCGACGGTTTTCGCCTTCAAGGAGCAGGCGTCGAACGGCGCACAGCAAGCGGCCCTGGCCGCGATCAAGCCGGTGTACGACGAAATGGAAATAGCCATTAGACGATACGATACTGCCCCGGGGCGTTACTATGACGAAAGGTATATATGGCCAGCACTCGAATTGGCCGAAAGCTCGATTCGTGCCAGCCATTGGGATTGGGCGCAGAGCGAAGTCCGGTATGCGGCCATTGACCAGGTCCTCGGCAACTGGCTGCCGGCCAACCCGGAGCTTTTGGGCTATGTCATCGACGGGCTCACTTCGGCCCAGGCCGAAATACCGGGTGTCGTCGCCAAAATTTTAAACGACAACCATGCGACGGTATCCGGCTCCATCGTTGTGATCTTCAATGCGGAGCAGCGTGTCGAAGTACAGACATCCGCCCGCTTTCGCTCTACGACATTTGACTTTCCCTTTATGCCCGACCCGCAGCATGAGGAGGAAGTATACCAGACCGCGCAGAGCAGACAGATTGGATTTTTGGATGCCGTAGGGGGCTGGGGGTCCATTTCCCTCACCTTGTAA
- a CDS encoding VWA domain-containing protein, producing MRNIHRRLFGLMNSFLILLLASGCSLGAAGAGSQSGGSRLPQTTQELIAAEPGPLAGTQFYLAQYPNRAAITNILERMPTVVDGMDQSLLDTYWNQLLLLFSEDYLSPQMVVDRWKMASFGSPDIGDARFQFRENFNVEIILDASGSMAGKIGDKTKMQLAKEAIKEFAESLPEEAKISLRVYGHKGSNADTHKQLSCSSSDMVYQLQSYNAEKLDQALAMFEPTGWTSIAHSLRLAQQDLAAFDAKKNTNVIYLVSDGIETCDGDPVAVARELSQSNIMPLLNVIGFDVNAEGQKQLKAIAQASQGLYANVTNRDQFKKELERAKEIAEKWEQWKRDAWTEVGNILIDRRKWIDAYDRDWYEKNWRESMNLGTAIDYLYATGKIGNEAKAYFTQQRQSREALATQSKEELIDYLVNLTNKTYEEMRVEIEEKYSGG from the coding sequence ATGCGAAACATACACAGGCGGCTGTTTGGCCTGATGAACAGTTTCTTGATTCTGCTTCTGGCCAGCGGATGTTCGCTGGGGGCAGCGGGGGCGGGTTCGCAGTCCGGAGGGTCTCGATTGCCGCAAACGACGCAGGAGTTAATCGCAGCCGAACCGGGACCTTTGGCGGGAACGCAGTTTTACCTCGCCCAGTACCCGAATCGAGCCGCGATCACGAACATTTTGGAGAGGATGCCGACGGTGGTGGATGGCATGGACCAGTCCCTGTTGGATACGTACTGGAATCAGCTGCTCCTTCTCTTCTCGGAAGATTACCTCAGTCCGCAGATGGTTGTGGATCGGTGGAAAATGGCATCCTTTGGAAGCCCTGACATCGGGGATGCCCGGTTTCAGTTTCGCGAGAATTTCAACGTGGAAATCATTTTGGATGCGAGCGGGAGCATGGCCGGAAAGATCGGCGACAAGACGAAGATGCAGCTGGCCAAGGAAGCGATCAAGGAATTTGCGGAATCGCTCCCGGAGGAGGCGAAGATTTCCTTGCGGGTGTACGGACACAAAGGAAGCAATGCCGATACCCACAAACAGCTCTCCTGCAGCAGCAGCGACATGGTCTACCAGCTGCAATCGTATAACGCCGAGAAGCTGGATCAGGCTCTCGCCATGTTTGAGCCGACGGGATGGACTTCCATCGCGCACTCGTTGCGTCTCGCGCAGCAGGATCTGGCGGCGTTTGACGCAAAGAAGAACACCAACGTCATTTATCTGGTCAGCGACGGCATCGAGACGTGCGACGGCGACCCCGTGGCGGTCGCCAGAGAATTGTCCCAGTCCAATATCATGCCGCTCCTAAATGTCATCGGGTTCGACGTCAACGCCGAGGGGCAAAAGCAGCTGAAGGCGATCGCTCAGGCTTCCCAAGGGCTGTACGCGAATGTGACCAACCGCGACCAGTTCAAGAAGGAGCTGGAGCGGGCGAAGGAAATCGCCGAGAAATGGGAGCAGTGGAAACGCGACGCCTGGACGGAAGTGGGCAACATCCTCATCGACCGAAGAAAGTGGATAGATGCCTACGATCGGGATTGGTACGAGAAAAACTGGCGCGAGAGCATGAACCTGGGGACGGCGATCGACTATTTGTACGCCACAGGAAAGATCGGCAATGAGGCAAAAGCGTACTTCACCCAACAAAGACAAAGCAGAGAAGCCCTGGCGACCCAGTCCAAAGAAGAGCTGATCGATTACCTCGTCAATCTCACCAACAAGACGTATGAGGAAATGCGCGTGGAGATCGAGGAAAAGTACAGCGGCGGCTAG
- a CDS encoding DUF169 domain-containing protein: protein MNAKELNQAIRDYVRTETFPVGVKIVKDKGALPAKAKRPVRDLGYPITICQAVSFSRRYGWSIAMNGSDLSCPIAQVAFGYEEPLPYYAEGNLACGMYTDSLEAGAKSEQNVPKLSAEESGYYVSYPLERAEVDPDVVVIYGNSAQVMRLVAGMLYKRGGSLPSTFSSRADCADIAIKPLQTGEPQVIVPCYGDRLFAQTQDHEMAFSFHFRDAAELVEGLAGTQKGGVRYPIPSFLRYEAQFPPTYQKLTDLFGEGKEKELSS, encoded by the coding sequence GTGAACGCAAAAGAGCTGAACCAAGCCATCCGAGATTATGTGAGGACGGAGACGTTTCCTGTGGGAGTCAAAATCGTAAAGGACAAGGGAGCGCTGCCTGCGAAGGCGAAGCGTCCGGTGCGCGATCTGGGATACCCGATCACCATTTGCCAGGCCGTCAGCTTTTCCCGCCGATACGGCTGGAGCATCGCCATGAACGGGTCTGATCTATCCTGTCCCATCGCCCAGGTGGCGTTTGGCTACGAGGAGCCGCTGCCTTACTATGCGGAAGGCAATCTGGCCTGCGGCATGTACACCGATTCGCTGGAGGCGGGGGCGAAAAGCGAGCAGAACGTCCCCAAGCTTTCCGCGGAAGAGAGCGGGTATTACGTGTCCTATCCGCTGGAGCGGGCGGAGGTAGATCCGGATGTCGTCGTCATCTACGGCAATTCCGCACAGGTCATGCGCCTGGTGGCAGGGATGCTGTACAAGCGGGGCGGTTCGCTTCCCTCGACGTTCTCCAGCCGGGCGGACTGCGCGGACATCGCGATCAAGCCGCTGCAGACAGGCGAGCCGCAAGTGATCGTGCCTTGCTATGGCGACAGGCTGTTCGCCCAGACGCAGGATCACGAGATGGCGTTCAGCTTCCATTTCCGGGATGCGGCAGAGCTGGTTGAAGGGCTGGCCGGCACGCAAAAAGGCGGCGTGCGCTATCCCATCCCGTCTTTCCTGCGTTACGAGGCCCAGTTCCCGCCTACCTATCAAAAGCTCACAGACCTGTTTGGGGAAGGGAAAGAGAAGGAGCTGTCGTCGTAG
- a CDS encoding aminopeptidase, whose amino-acid sequence MADPRINELASRLVRYSLNLQKGEKVLIENTGLQPELVRALVREAFAVGALPLVTLKDQEVNRALYQGTSEEHMALMAKYEYERMKDMDAYIAVRAFDNINEYADVPEDKMGIYSRFLYQPVHTNERVPNKRWVVLRYPNKSMAQLSGMSLEGFEDFYFSVCNLDYQKMSNAMDPLKELMERTDRVRIVGPKTDLRFSIKGINAIKCDGKRNIPDGEVYTAPVRDSVEGTIFYNAATVYNGISFTDVQFTFKEGKIVEATSSNTKALNDILDTDEGARYIGEFAIGFNPHILHPMLDILFDEKIAGSFHFTPGNAYNVADNGNRSSVHWDLVQIQRPEYGGGEIWFDDVLIRKDGRFVLPELEGLNPENLV is encoded by the coding sequence ATGGCAGATCCACGGATTAACGAACTCGCCAGCCGTCTCGTCCGCTACTCGCTCAATTTGCAAAAAGGGGAAAAAGTGCTGATCGAAAACACCGGCCTGCAGCCTGAGCTCGTGCGCGCACTCGTACGTGAAGCGTTTGCAGTAGGCGCCCTGCCGCTGGTCACCCTGAAAGACCAGGAAGTAAACCGGGCCCTGTACCAAGGCACGAGCGAAGAGCACATGGCGCTGATGGCCAAGTACGAGTACGAGCGGATGAAAGACATGGATGCTTACATCGCCGTGCGCGCCTTTGACAACATCAACGAATACGCCGACGTGCCGGAAGACAAGATGGGCATCTATTCCCGCTTCCTGTACCAGCCCGTACATACAAACGAGCGCGTGCCGAACAAGCGCTGGGTCGTCCTGCGCTACCCGAACAAATCCATGGCGCAGCTGTCGGGGATGAGCCTGGAGGGCTTCGAAGACTTCTACTTCTCCGTCTGCAACCTCGATTACCAAAAAATGTCCAACGCGATGGACCCGCTGAAGGAACTGATGGAGCGCACCGACCGCGTCCGCATCGTCGGCCCGAAAACCGACCTGCGTTTCTCCATCAAAGGGATCAACGCCATCAAATGCGACGGCAAACGCAACATCCCTGACGGCGAGGTATACACGGCGCCTGTGCGCGATTCCGTAGAAGGCACGATCTTCTACAACGCCGCGACCGTCTACAACGGCATTTCCTTTACCGACGTGCAATTCACCTTTAAGGAAGGGAAAATCGTCGAGGCGACCAGCTCCAACACCAAGGCGCTGAACGACATCCTCGACACGGATGAAGGCGCACGCTACATCGGCGAATTCGCCATCGGCTTCAACCCGCACATCTTGCATCCGATGCTCGACATCCTGTTCGACGAAAAGATCGCCGGCAGCTTCCACTTCACACCGGGCAACGCCTACAACGTGGCGGACAACGGCAACCGCTCCTCCGTACACTGGGATCTGGTGCAAATCCAGCGTCCGGAATACGGCGGCGGCGAGATTTGGTTCGACGACGTCCTGATCCGCAAAGACGGCCGCTTCGTCCTGCCGGAGCTGGAAGGTCTGAATCCGGAAAATCTGGTGTAG
- a CDS encoding iron-containing alcohol dehydrogenase — protein MFPFEVSFPTHIYFGVGELNRLGEAARSMGKKALLVTGGNAAKRTGLLDQVQALLQTAGVASVLFDKIEPNPRTSTVDAGAAMAREHGCDFILAVGGGSVMDASKAIAAAARSGRPIYDYMRGNPSGSAKELVPVQEALPLMTVPTVAATGSEANNISVLTHWDTHEKSSINGPALYPKIAILDPSVTYTVPARVTAEACADIFSHLFEAYLISAEGTHVQDGISETLIRLVARHSLTAIEQPDHEEARSTLLWVSTLGISPFANAGRGAGMPLHGVEHPLSGIYDMAHGRGLAILSLPYFEQVILPDRPERLARMGRHCFGVTAEDEREAALATIAAVRTWYERMGITERLADFGVTRDALGKMAEEAVVIGGRGVGYLPSSRKLNAEDIVAIYEACL, from the coding sequence ATGTTTCCTTTTGAAGTATCTTTTCCTACCCACATATACTTTGGCGTCGGCGAGCTGAACCGCCTCGGCGAGGCAGCCCGTTCCATGGGCAAAAAGGCGCTGCTCGTCACGGGTGGAAATGCCGCCAAGCGGACCGGGCTGCTGGATCAGGTACAGGCGCTCTTGCAGACAGCAGGAGTCGCGAGCGTCCTTTTTGACAAAATCGAGCCGAACCCGCGCACATCCACCGTCGACGCCGGAGCCGCCATGGCTCGTGAGCACGGCTGCGACTTCATTCTCGCCGTGGGAGGCGGCTCGGTCATGGACGCTTCCAAAGCGATTGCTGCCGCTGCCCGCTCCGGACGACCGATTTACGATTACATGCGGGGCAATCCGAGCGGTTCGGCCAAGGAGCTCGTCCCCGTGCAGGAAGCCCTGCCGCTGATGACCGTGCCGACGGTTGCCGCCACCGGTTCCGAGGCCAACAACATCAGTGTGCTGACCCATTGGGACACACACGAAAAATCGTCCATCAACGGCCCTGCTCTCTATCCGAAAATCGCCATTCTCGATCCGTCGGTCACGTATACCGTGCCCGCTCGAGTCACAGCGGAGGCGTGCGCCGACATTTTCTCCCATCTGTTTGAAGCCTATCTGATCAGCGCAGAAGGCACCCATGTCCAGGACGGCATCTCGGAAACGCTCATCCGCCTGGTCGCACGGCATTCGCTTACTGCCATCGAGCAGCCTGACCATGAAGAAGCGCGCTCTACTTTGCTCTGGGTCAGCACACTTGGCATCAGCCCGTTTGCCAACGCAGGCCGTGGGGCAGGGATGCCATTACACGGCGTGGAGCATCCGCTCAGCGGCATTTACGACATGGCTCACGGCAGAGGTCTCGCCATTTTGTCCCTTCCCTATTTCGAACAGGTGATTCTCCCGGATCGCCCGGAGCGTCTGGCACGGATGGGCCGCCACTGCTTTGGGGTGACCGCCGAGGACGAGCGGGAAGCGGCACTGGCTACTATCGCGGCCGTGCGCACCTGGTATGAGCGGATGGGCATCACGGAACGCCTCGCCGATTTCGGGGTAACTCGTGACGCTTTGGGCAAAATGGCAGAGGAGGCCGTAGTCATCGGAGGGCGCGGCGTCGGGTATTTGCCGAGCTCTCGAAAGCTGAATGCCGAGGACATCGTAGCCATTTACGAAGCGTGCTTATAA
- the purC gene encoding phosphoribosylaminoimidazolesuccinocarboxamide synthase, which translates to MEKQEQLYEGKAKRIYRTSTPDQYWVEYKDDATAFNGEKRAQITGKGELNNRITAIFFTMLKERGIDNHFIRLLSATEQIVRKVDIIPLEVVVRNIAAGSLAKRLGMEEGTVLPQPVVEFYYKDDALGDPLVNASHIKVMGIASESDLATLEKMGLAVNEVLRPYLRERNITLVDFKLEFGKTADGEILLADEISPDTCRFWDSETNEKLDKDRFRRDLGNVEEAYQEMLKRLGGDVHV; encoded by the coding sequence GTGGAAAAACAGGAACAACTCTACGAAGGTAAGGCGAAACGTATTTATCGGACATCGACGCCTGATCAATACTGGGTGGAGTATAAAGACGACGCAACGGCATTCAACGGTGAAAAAAGAGCGCAAATCACGGGCAAAGGCGAACTGAACAACCGGATTACCGCCATCTTTTTCACGATGCTAAAAGAGCGTGGGATCGACAACCATTTCATCCGCCTGTTGTCAGCCACGGAGCAAATCGTGCGCAAAGTGGACATTATCCCCTTGGAAGTGGTCGTCCGCAACATCGCGGCAGGCTCGCTGGCCAAGCGGCTGGGCATGGAGGAAGGCACCGTGCTTCCGCAGCCGGTTGTCGAGTTTTACTACAAAGACGATGCTTTGGGAGATCCGCTGGTGAATGCGTCCCACATCAAGGTGATGGGAATCGCGAGCGAAAGCGACCTGGCGACCCTCGAGAAAATGGGCCTCGCCGTCAATGAAGTGCTGCGTCCCTACCTGAGGGAACGAAACATCACGCTGGTCGATTTTAAATTGGAATTTGGCAAAACGGCGGACGGAGAAATTCTCCTCGCCGATGAGATATCGCCGGACACGTGCCGGTTCTGGGACTCCGAAACGAACGAAAAGCTGGATAAGGACCGCTTCCGCCGCGATTTGGGCAATGTAGAGGAAGCGTATCAGGAAATGCTGAAAAGATTGGGAGGAGACGTACATGTTTAA
- the purS gene encoding phosphoribosylformylglycinamidine synthase subunit PurS, which translates to MFKAIVYVTLRESVLDPQGHAVKGALHSLGFDEVNNVRIGKYMELELGTNDRAQAEERVREMSEKLLANTVVEDYRFEIVEG; encoded by the coding sequence ATGTTTAAAGCAATCGTTTACGTAACTTTGCGCGAGAGCGTATTGGACCCGCAAGGACACGCGGTGAAAGGCGCCCTGCATTCTCTCGGTTTCGATGAAGTAAACAATGTGCGCATCGGCAAGTACATGGAGCTCGAGCTGGGCACGAACGACCGCGCCCAAGCGGAAGAGCGCGTACGTGAAATGTCCGAGAAGCTCTTGGCCAATACGGTGGTTGAAGACTATCGCTTTGAGATCGTGGAGGGTTAA
- the purQ gene encoding phosphoribosylformylglycinamidine synthase subunit PurQ, with the protein MRVAVIVFPGSNADIDLYNAVEDVMGVPVDYVWHSDTDLSRYDAIFLPGGFSYGDYLRCGAVARFSPVMEQVVKAAEEGKLVMGICNGFQILTEVGLLPGALLRNRSLKFRCKLSALRVENNDTPFTRDYAAGEVIHIPIAHGEGNYYCDEATLAQLKANGQIVFRYHGENPNGSLEDIAGICNERGNVLGMMPHPERSVHTWMTSDDGRRMFTSILKTWREKSSVTTHA; encoded by the coding sequence ATGCGAGTAGCGGTTATTGTCTTTCCCGGCTCCAATGCCGACATCGATTTGTACAACGCGGTTGAAGACGTCATGGGAGTGCCGGTCGATTACGTATGGCACTCGGATACGGACCTTTCCCGGTATGACGCGATTTTTCTGCCGGGCGGTTTCTCCTACGGGGACTACCTGCGCTGCGGTGCGGTCGCCCGATTCTCGCCGGTCATGGAGCAGGTGGTAAAAGCGGCGGAAGAAGGCAAGCTGGTCATGGGGATTTGCAACGGCTTCCAGATCCTGACCGAAGTCGGCTTGCTCCCTGGCGCGCTGCTGCGCAACCGTTCGCTCAAATTCCGCTGCAAGCTGTCCGCGCTGCGCGTGGAAAACAACGACACCCCGTTCACCCGCGACTATGCGGCCGGGGAAGTCATTCACATTCCGATCGCGCACGGCGAAGGAAACTACTACTGCGATGAAGCGACGCTGGCCCAGCTGAAGGCGAACGGCCAGATCGTCTTCCGCTATCACGGCGAAAACCCGAATGGCTCGCTGGAAGATATCGCAGGCATCTGCAATGAGCGCGGCAACGTCCTCGGCATGATGCCTCACCCGGAGCGCTCCGTCCACACCTGGATGACTTCCGATGACGGACGCCGGATGTTTACCTCGATTCTAAAGACGTGGAGGGAAAAAAGCAGTGTCACAACTCACGCATAA